The DNA segment ACGGTGCCGCGCAGCAGGATTTCGATCAACTCGTTGCCTTCGCGGTACTGGCTGACGCTGCTGCCGGACAGTGAACTTTGCAAGAAGCGCGACAGATCGGCGCTACTCACGCCGAGGGCCCGCGCCCGCTCCTGATCGATGTTCAGATAAACTACCTTGCTCGGCTCTTCCCAGTCCAGGTGCACGTTCACCACATGCGGGTTCTCGCGCACCCTGTCCGCGACCTTGCGGGCCAGCGCCCGCACTACTTCGATGTGCTCACCGGAGACGCGGAACTGCACCGGGTAACCCACCGGCGGGCCATTCTCCAGACGTGTCACACGGGTGCGCAGGGTCGGGAAATCTTCGTCCAGCCGCTCGATCAACCAGCTGCGAATCACCTCGCGATCTTCGATGGTTTTCGCCAATACCACGAACTGGGCAAAACTGGCGGCCGGTAGTTGCTGGTCCAACGGTAGATAGAAACGCGGCGAACCGGTACCGACATAGGCGACATAGTTGTCGATGCCCGGGTGCTCCTTGAGCATCTGCTCCAGCTGTTTGACCTGCTCCTCGGTCGCCTTCAACGAGGCGCCTTCACTGAGTTTCAGGTCCACCATCAGCTCCAACCGGCCCGAGGACGGGAAGAACTGTTGCGGCACGAAGCGGAACACCACCACCGCGGCGACAAACAGGCCAAGGGTCAGCAGGATCACGGTCTTGCGCCGCCGCACGCACCACTCGATCAGACGCCGTACGCGCTTGTAGAACGGCGTCGAATACGGATCATGGCCTTCAGCGCTGCCGCCGTGCTTGGCGGCATGCAGCTTGGCCAGATCCGGCAACAGCCGCGCACCGATATACGGCACGAAGATCACCGCAGCAATCCATGAAGCCATCAACGCGATGGACACCACCTGGAAGATCGAACGGGTGTATTCGCCGGTGCCCGACTGCGCGGTGGCAATCGGCAGAAAGCCGGCAGCGGTGATCAGTGTACCGGTGAGCATCGGAAAGGCCGTGCTAGTCCAGGCAAAGCTGGCGGCCTTTAACCGGTCGAAGCCCTGCTCCATTTTGATCGCCATCATCTCGATCGCGATGATCGCATCGTCGACCAGCAGCCCGAGCGCCAGCACCAAGGCGCCGAGGGAGATTTTGTGTAGGCCGATCCCCAGGTAGTACATGGTGGTGAAGGTCATCGCCAGCACCAGCGGAATCGTCAAGGCGACCACCAGGCCAATGCGCAGACCGAGGGAGAAGAAGCACACCAGCATGACAATCGCCAGGGCCTCGACCAGTACCTGGACGAACTCGCCGACACCGGTTTTCACCGCGGCCGGCTGATCCGAGACCTTGCGCAACTGCATGCCCGCCGGCAGGGTTTCCTGCATGCGGGCAAACTCGGTTTCGAGCGCCTGGCCCAAGACCAGAATGTCGCCGCCAGCCTTCATCGAGACGGTCAGACCAATCGCATCCTCGCCCATAAAGCGCATCCGCGGCGCCGGTGGGTCGTTGAAGCCACGATGCACTTCAGCCACATCGCCGATGCGGAAGGTGCGGTCGCCCACCCGAATCGGGAAGTCGCGAATTTCCTTCACCGACTCGAAACGCCCGGTCACGCGTAGCTGGATGCGATCACTCGGAGTTTCATAGAAACCCGACGAGGCTACCGTGTTCTGCGCATCCAGAGCCTGCTGCACGGCGGCCAGCGGCAGGCCGAGAGTGGCCAGCTTGACGTTGGACAGCTCAATCCAGATCTTCTCGTCCTGCAGACCGAGCAGATCGACCTTGCCGACGTCCTTGACCCGTTGCAGCTGCAGTTGGATACGGTCGGCGTAATCCTTGAGCACGGCGTAGTCGAAACCGCTGCCGGTCAACGCATAGATATTGCCGTAGGTGGTGCCGAATTCGTCGTTGAAGAAGGGCCCCTGGATGCCCGGCGGCAAGGTGTGGCGGATATCGCCGATCTTCTTGCGCACCTGATACCAGAGCTCCGGAATCTGTTTGGAGTTCATCGAGTCGCGCGCCACGAAGGTCACCTGCGACTCACCCGGGCGGGAGAAGGAGATGATCTTGTCGAACTCGCCGGTCTCCATCAGCTTCTTTTCGATGCGCTCGGTAACCTGCCGCGCGACTTCCTCGGCACTCGCTCCCGGCCAGTTGGTGCGCACCACCATGGCCTTGAAGGTAAACGGCGGGTCTTCACTCTGGCCCAGCTTGGCATAAGAAAGTGCGCCGACGACCGCCATCAGCAACATGATGTAGAGGACGATCTGGCGGTTGTGCAGCGCCCATTCGGATAGGTTGAAACGCATCCGGGATTACTCCTGCGCTACCAGTTTGACCGCTCGATTGTCGCGATCCACCGGCCGTACCACCTGGCCTTCGCGCAGCACCTGAACCCCGGCGGCGACCACCCAGTCGGCGGCATTCAAGCCTTCCAGGATCGGCACCCGCTGCTCACCGTAGGCGCCGATGCGCACTGGGGTTCGCACGAGCTTGGAATCCTTGTGGTCGACCACCCAGACAAACGGCGCGCCATTTTCCGCGCTCAGCGCCGAGATTGGCACCGACAACGGCACCGTACCGGCAACCGGGACAAACACCCGAGCGCTCTGCCCCAGTTCGGCGGGCACCTTGCCCTCGCTAAAGGCTACCCGCGCGGCAAAGGTCCGCGACAACGGATCGGCTGCAGGCGACAGCTCACGGATGCGCCCTGGGAAGCGCTGATCCGGCTGCGACCAGAGTTCCACCGCCACCACCTGGCCAATCTTGAAGCGCTCGAAAGCATGCTCCGGCAGGCTGATCAGCACTTCACGCTCGCCGTCAGCCGCCAGGGTAAACACCGTCTGCCCGGCCGCCACCACATTCCCGACCTCGACCAGACGCTTGGCCACCACCCCCGCCTGCGAAGCACGCAGCACCGAGTAACCCGCCTGATTGTTGGCCACATTGAACTCGGCCTTGATTTGCTTCAGGCGTGCTTCACCGGCGCGGTAGAGGTTCTCGGCGTTGTCGTACTGCGAGCGGCTGGCCATCTGGCGATCGAGCAGGGTTCTGTAACGGTCACGCTCGGCACGCACCAGTTGCAGATTGGCCGCGGCAGCCGCCACTTGGGCACGCATGGCCTCCAGTTGCAGGCGCACATCCTGCGGGTCGAGCTCAGCCAGCGGCTGATCCTTCTGCACCCGCTGCCCCACCTCGACCAGGCGCTTGGCTACCTTGCCGCCGATGCGAAAAGCCAGCTCTTGCTCCAGACGCGCGCGCACCTCACCCGGATAGGTGTCCACCACCTCACCGGCCGGCTGCGGCTGCACCACCATGGCCGGGCGCACCGACGGCTGAACTGGCTCGCCATTACCACAGGCAGCAAGCAAAACGAGAAGAGACACAGGCAGGGCGAGCGGCAAGGCATGGCGGAACATGATGAAAGACCTTTCGCAAAGAAGGTTTTGAATACTTATACTGACGGGTATAGTAAAAATAGCAAACTCACCAGTCCAGTATTAAAACGCGAAATGTCTAACAAACTGTTACCCGCCAGCGGCCCAGGGCGCCCTAAAGATCCCGCCAAACGTCAGGCCATTCTTGAGGCCGCGAAAACCCTGTTCCTGCGCCATGGCTATGACGGCAGCAGCATGGACGCCATCGCCGCCGAGGCGGGAGTGTCCAAACTGACGGTGTATAGCCACTTCACCGACAAGGAAACGTTGTTTTCCGCCGCGGTGAAGTCCAAGTGCGAAGAACAGTTGCCGGAGTTGTTCTTCGAGCTGCCGGAAGCGGTGGCGATCGAGAGCGTGCTGCTGAATATCGGCCGTGGCTTTCATGCGCTGATCAACAGCCGCGAATCGATCGAGTTGCATCGCTTGATGGTGACCCTGGGCAGCCAGGACCCGAAGCTCTCGCAGATCTTCTTCGACGCCGGCCCACAGCGCATCCTGAACGAGATGGAGCGCCTGCTGAGCAAGGCCGATAAAGCCGGCAAGCTGTGCATCGCCAAACCAAAACATGCAGCCGAGCACTTTTTTTGCCTGATCAAAGGCGGCGCCAATTTCCGCCTATTGATCGGCTGCTGCGGACCGCAGGAAGGCGAAGAAGCCGAGCAGCATGTGCAAGAGGTGGTCGAGTTGTTTATGCGGGCCTATAGACCCGACTAGCGCGCCGCCTGGTTAATTCGTGGTCTCCGTAGGCTGGCGTATATCGTAGGGTGGGTTAGCCGTAGGCGTAACCCACCATCCGGCGTGCGAGCGGTGGTGCCTGTCGGCACCCTTGGCGGGTTACACCGCTACGCGGCTAACCCGCCCTACGGATCTGCTTATGGCTTGGAAGCTTGCAGCTTCTTCAGCGGATAGATGTCGTAGCGGCTGGACTTACCGTCCAGCGCATAGCTCGGCTTGGGCCCAGCGATGATGGGTGCCTTGCGCGGCCGTTTCACCACCACCCTGTGACTGGCCAAGGCCAAGGCCGCCTCGAGCAACGCCGGAGCATCGAGGTCGTCGCCGACCAGCGGTCGGAACAGGCGCATTTCCTTTTTCACCAAGGCGCTTTTATCGCGATGCGGGAACATCGGATCGAGGTAGATCACCTGTGGCGCCTCGCCCTCCCAACCGCGCAACAATTCGATGGCATTGCCGACCAGCAGGCGCATCTGCGCAACGATCGGGCCTACTTCGGCATCGCCCGCGGCGCGGATCAGGCCATCTTCCA comes from the Pseudomonas cavernicola genome and includes:
- a CDS encoding efflux RND transporter permease subunit is translated as MRFNLSEWALHNRQIVLYIMLLMAVVGALSYAKLGQSEDPPFTFKAMVVRTNWPGASAEEVARQVTERIEKKLMETGEFDKIISFSRPGESQVTFVARDSMNSKQIPELWYQVRKKIGDIRHTLPPGIQGPFFNDEFGTTYGNIYALTGSGFDYAVLKDYADRIQLQLQRVKDVGKVDLLGLQDEKIWIELSNVKLATLGLPLAAVQQALDAQNTVASSGFYETPSDRIQLRVTGRFESVKEIRDFPIRVGDRTFRIGDVAEVHRGFNDPPAPRMRFMGEDAIGLTVSMKAGGDILVLGQALETEFARMQETLPAGMQLRKVSDQPAAVKTGVGEFVQVLVEALAIVMLVCFFSLGLRIGLVVALTIPLVLAMTFTTMYYLGIGLHKISLGALVLALGLLVDDAIIAIEMMAIKMEQGFDRLKAASFAWTSTAFPMLTGTLITAAGFLPIATAQSGTGEYTRSIFQVVSIALMASWIAAVIFVPYIGARLLPDLAKLHAAKHGGSAEGHDPYSTPFYKRVRRLIEWCVRRRKTVILLTLGLFVAAVVVFRFVPQQFFPSSGRLELMVDLKLSEGASLKATEEQVKQLEQMLKEHPGIDNYVAYVGTGSPRFYLPLDQQLPAASFAQFVVLAKTIEDREVIRSWLIERLDEDFPTLRTRVTRLENGPPVGYPVQFRVSGEHIEVVRALARKVADRVRENPHVVNVHLDWEEPSKVVYLNIDQERARALGVSSADLSRFLQSSLSGSSVSQYREGNELIEILLRGTVRERQELALLPSLAVPTDNGQSVALSQIATLEYGFEEGIIWHRNRLPTVTVRADIYGKEQPASLVKQILPTLAPIRAELPDGYLLDVGGTVEDSARGQKSVNAGVPLFIVVVLTLLILQLKSFSRSAMVFLTAPLGLIGVTLFLLVFRQPFGFVAMLGTIALAGMIMRNSVILVDQIEQDIASGVDRWHAIIEATVRRFRPIVLTALAAVLAMIPLSRSTFFGPMAVAIMGGLIVATALTLLFLPALYAAWFRVKEER
- a CDS encoding efflux RND transporter periplasmic adaptor subunit; this translates as MFRHALPLALPVSLLVLLAACGNGEPVQPSVRPAMVVQPQPAGEVVDTYPGEVRARLEQELAFRIGGKVAKRLVEVGQRVQKDQPLAELDPQDVRLQLEAMRAQVAAAAANLQLVRAERDRYRTLLDRQMASRSQYDNAENLYRAGEARLKQIKAEFNVANNQAGYSVLRASQAGVVAKRLVEVGNVVAAGQTVFTLAADGEREVLISLPEHAFERFKIGQVVAVELWSQPDQRFPGRIRELSPAADPLSRTFAARVAFSEGKVPAELGQSARVFVPVAGTVPLSVPISALSAENGAPFVWVVDHKDSKLVRTPVRIGAYGEQRVPILEGLNAADWVVAAGVQVLREGQVVRPVDRDNRAVKLVAQE
- a CDS encoding TetR/AcrR family transcriptional regulator, with protein sequence MSNKLLPASGPGRPKDPAKRQAILEAAKTLFLRHGYDGSSMDAIAAEAGVSKLTVYSHFTDKETLFSAAVKSKCEEQLPELFFELPEAVAIESVLLNIGRGFHALINSRESIELHRLMVTLGSQDPKLSQIFFDAGPQRILNEMERLLSKADKAGKLCIAKPKHAAEHFFCLIKGGANFRLLIGCCGPQEGEEAEQHVQEVVELFMRAYRPD